A portion of the Lolium rigidum isolate FL_2022 chromosome 1, APGP_CSIRO_Lrig_0.1, whole genome shotgun sequence genome contains these proteins:
- the LOC124684007 gene encoding ABC transporter G family member 5-like has translation MATSGHVVVDVGPDEQAPAPVPYVLSFTDLCYSVKKGHGGLMGCLPSTGKKTLLDGISGEAREGEILAVMGASGSGKSTLVDALAGRITQASLGGHVTLNGEPLHGRRLSAISAYVTQDDLLYPMLTVRETLLFAAEMRLSRAHSSAKKKERVEALIDQLGLSRAADTVIGDHDHRGVSGGERRRVSIGTDIIHDPILLFLDEPTSGLDSSSALMLVQVLCNIAMSGSVVVMTIHQPSARILGILGSVLLLSRGRTVYSGPPAGLKPYFSAFVGTPIPEDENPAEFALDTIRELERQPDGAAPLADFSDRCHRLLDGITTDKQVRTMPLELAVAESVSRGKLVAGSGTAMSAAAFANPLPLEVWVLAKRAFTNTRRMPKVFGVRLGAVMMTGFLLATIFWRLDDTPKGVQERLGFFAIGISSIFFVCADALPVFVQERHIYLRETAHNAYRTASFVLANALVSFPPLVVLALAFVVITYFAVGLAGGGEPFIFFALVVLASLWASSGFATFVSAVVPHVTVGYTVAVANLAYFLLLSGFIINRDRIPSYWIWFHYMSLIKYPYQAALQNEFGDASRCFARGAEMFDGTPIGGMAEATKMAVLGAINTAGGTNMTASTCVITGADVLAKSAVTDLGKWKCLLVTAMFGFLFRALFYVVLRAGSKNKRK, from the coding sequence ATGGCGACCTCCGGACACGTCGTCGTCGACGTTGGCCCCGACGAGCaggcgccggcgccggtgccgTACGTGCTGTCCTTCACGGATCTGTGCTACAGCGTCAAGAAGGGCCACGGTGGGCTGATGGGCTGCCTGCCGTCAACGGGCAAAAAGACGCTGCTCGACGGCATCTCGGGCGAGGCGCGAGAGGGCGAGATACTGGCGGTGATGGGCGCCAGCGGGTCCGGCAAGTCTACGCTGGTCGACGCTCTCGCAGGCCGGATCACCCAGGCGAGCCTCGGCGGCCACGTCACGCTCAACGGCGAGCCCCTCCACGGCCGCCGCCTCAGcgccatctccgcctacgttACGCAGGACGACCTGCTGTACCCGATGCTCACCGTGCGGGAGACGCTGCTCTTCGCCGCCGAGATGCGCCTCTCCCGAGCGCACTCCTCGGCTAAGAAGAAGGAGCGCGTCGAAGCGCTCATCGACCAGCTCGGCCTCTCCCGCGCCGCCGACACCGTCATCGGCGACCATGACCACCGCGGCGTGTCTGGCGGCGAGCGCCGCCGTGTATCCATCGGCACGGACATAATCCACGACCCCATCCTGCTCTTCCTCGACGAACCCACCTCTGGTCTCGACTCCTCCAGCGCGCTCATGTTGGTGCAGGTGCTCTGCAACATCGCCATGAGCGGCAGCGTCGTCGTCATGACCATCCACCAGCCCAGCGCGCGCATCCTCGGCATTCTCGGCAGCGTCCTGCTCCTGTCCCGTGGCCGCACCGTCTACTCCGGCCCGCCCGCTGGCCTCAAGCCTTACTTCTCCGCGTTTGTCGGCACGCCCATCCCCGAGGACGAGAACCCTGCCGAGTTCGCGCTCGACACCATCCGAGAGCTCGAGCGCCAGCCCGACGGCGCCGCCCCTCTGGCCGACTTCAGCGACAGATGTCACCGGCTCCTGGACGGCATCACCACCGACAAGCAGGTCAGAACGATGCCGCTGGAGTTGGCCGTCGCCGAGAGCGTCTCCCGGGGGAAGCTGGTGGCCGGCAGCGGCACGGCGATGTCGGCGGCGGCGTTCGCAAACCCGCTGCCGTTGGAGGTGTGGGTGCTGGCGAAGCGTGCCTTCACCAACACGCGGCGCATGCCGAAGGTGTTCGGGGTGCGCCTTGGCGCGGTCATGATGACGGGATTCTTGCTGGCGACCATCTTCTGGCGCCTGGACGACACGCCCAAGGGCGTGCAGGAGCGGCTCGGCTTCTTCGCCATCGGCATATCCAGCATATTCTTCGTCTGCGCCGACGCGCTGCCGGTGTTCGTCCAGGAGCGCCACATCTACCTCCGGGAGACGGCGCACAACGCCTACCGCACGGCCTCCTTCGTTCTCGCCAATGCTCTCGTGTCGTTCCCACCGCTGGTCGTCCTGGCCCTTGCGTTCGTGGTCATCACCTATTTCGCCGTCGGCCTCGCCGGAGGCGGTGAGCCCTTCATCTTCTTTGCGCTTGTCGTGCTCGCCTCCCTCTGGGCGAGCAGCGGCTTCGCAACGTTCGTGTCGGCGGTGGTGCCGCACGTCACGGTGGGGTACACGGTGGCGGTGGCCAATCTCGCCTACTTCCTCCTCTTGTCCGGCTTCATCATCAACCGCGACAGGATCCCCAGCTACTGGATCTGGTTCCACTACATGTCGCTCATCAAGTACCCGTACCAAGCGGCGTTGCAGAACGAGTTCGGCGACGCCTCGAGGTGCTTCGCGCGAGGAGCCGAGATGTTCGACGGGACGCCCATAGGCGGCATGGCCGAGGCCACCAAGATGGCGGTGCTCGGCGCCATCAATACCGCCGGCGGCACCAACATGACGGCCAGCACCTGTGTTATCACCGGCGCCGACGTGCTCGCCAAGAGTGCCGTCACGGACCTAGGGAAGTGGAAATGCCTCCTTGTGACAGCCATGTTCGGGTTCTTATTCCGTGCTCTCTTCTATGTTGTTTTGCGCGCCGGGAGCAAGAACAAACGAAAATGA
- the LOC124684006 gene encoding uncharacterized protein LOC124684006 — MQAKKLTLLQTVAAAGVFSAVSCWYGFMFGRESARRELGGIIDDLRSSSTTPSAESPDSHTPSKP, encoded by the exons ATGCAGGCGAAGAAGCTGACTCTGCTGCAGACGGTGGCCGCTGCAGGAGTTTTCTCGGCCGTCTCCTGCTG GTACGGCTTCATGTTTGGTAGGGAGTCTGCCCGGCGTGAGCTTGGTGGCATCATTGATGACCTCCGCAGCAGCTCCACGACGCCCTCTGCTGAGTCACCTGACTCTCACACTCCCTCCAAACCCTAG